In Amycolatopsis coloradensis, one genomic interval encodes:
- a CDS encoding TetR/AcrR family transcriptional regulator, whose protein sequence is MKTSRERYRVQVCDEIKRYAWEQLGTTGLSALSLNGIAKHVGMSGPALYRYFPSRDDLITDLVRDAYRSLADVVRAAAEAGGVTEVAYAIRKWALADPQRYLFVYGTPISDYRAPGDTTEISNEIMAVLLRVHATAPDDGRLTAFDGHLDEHREWAGGLPVSAAVLRRAVTFWTRIHGVLSLELAGHFAGMGFDPGRLFAAELEQLSTKDNSR, encoded by the coding sequence GTGAAGACCTCGCGTGAGCGGTACCGGGTCCAGGTGTGCGACGAGATCAAGCGGTACGCGTGGGAGCAGCTGGGCACGACCGGCCTCTCCGCGCTGTCCCTCAATGGGATCGCCAAACACGTGGGCATGAGCGGACCCGCGCTGTACCGGTACTTCCCCAGTCGCGACGACCTGATCACGGACCTCGTCCGTGACGCCTATCGAAGCCTCGCCGACGTCGTCCGGGCGGCGGCTGAAGCCGGTGGCGTGACCGAAGTCGCCTACGCGATCAGGAAATGGGCGCTGGCGGATCCGCAGCGATACCTGTTCGTCTACGGAACGCCGATCTCCGATTATCGCGCGCCCGGCGACACCACGGAGATCTCGAACGAGATCATGGCCGTGCTGCTCAGGGTGCACGCGACGGCTCCGGATGACGGGCGGCTGACGGCGTTCGACGGCCATCTCGACGAGCATCGCGAGTGGGCGGGCGGGCTGCCGGTGTCCGCGGCGGTACTCCGGCGTGCTGTGACGTTCTGGACCCGGATCCACGGCGTCCTGTCTCTGGAGCTGGCCGGGCATTTCGCCGGTATGGGGTTCGATCCCGGCAGGCTGTTCGCCGCCGAACTCGAGCAATTGTCCACAAAGGACAATTCCCGCTGA
- a CDS encoding flagellar hook-length control protein FliK: MLAVTSVLIGLIGLSAAPANAVDTTKGYAGICTGPDALTGVTVVVDFQELDGNGGTAAPTITRCSPNAAPGTARTGIKALQDAGIAVAGTARWGLGFVCRLEGRPAATETLPLSTNPNYKEACVTTPSPGAYWGYWHAGGSGTTWTYSTTGALNRTVTPGGFEGWSFSLNKSATTNPPPGVTPRNPAIP; this comes from the coding sequence ATGCTGGCCGTGACGTCCGTCCTCATCGGACTGATCGGGCTTTCCGCCGCACCCGCGAACGCGGTCGACACCACCAAGGGCTACGCCGGGATCTGCACCGGCCCCGACGCGCTCACCGGGGTCACCGTCGTGGTCGACTTCCAGGAGCTGGACGGCAACGGCGGGACCGCCGCGCCGACGATCACCCGGTGCTCGCCCAACGCCGCGCCGGGTACCGCCCGCACGGGCATCAAGGCGTTGCAGGACGCGGGGATCGCGGTCGCCGGCACCGCACGCTGGGGCCTCGGTTTCGTCTGCCGCCTGGAAGGCCGCCCGGCCGCGACGGAGACCCTCCCGCTGTCGACCAACCCGAACTACAAGGAAGCGTGCGTCACCACGCCTTCCCCCGGCGCGTACTGGGGTTACTGGCACGCCGGCGGCTCCGGCACCACCTGGACCTACAGCACCACGGGTGCCCTCAACCGCACCGTGACCCCCGGCGGATTCGAGGGCTGGTCGTTCTCGCTGAACAAGTCGGCGACGACGAACCCGCCGCCCGGTGTCACGCCGAGGAACCCGGCCATCCCGTGA
- a CDS encoding prenyltransferase/squalene oxidase repeat-containing protein gives MRRLVFAVALLCGIGLVAAPAAAAATHDKADAAAGWLARQLADGERFEADFGGQKFPDQGLTIDAIFAFAAAGVSDTNADKAITWLAKPEITTGYVGSGTEAYAGAHAKLLLAAQVRGKDPASFGGVDLKAGLLSLLTPSGRFSDRSEYGDYSNALSQSLALLALDRTGDVPAQAVTFLAGTQCPDGGFPLNFGEATCTSDVDATATVVQALRATGDPVNAGEGTSWLVTKQHPNGGFGFSTNAPNANSTGLAAQALAGHRPAAAVKAREFLRSLQTGCAGAEADRGAIAYDATGLNPSTAPRATAQAILGLARVPLSDLHGGGRPQAPVLACP, from the coding sequence ATGAGACGTTTGGTTTTCGCTGTCGCCCTGCTGTGCGGCATCGGGCTGGTCGCCGCTCCGGCGGCGGCCGCGGCCACCCACGACAAGGCGGACGCCGCCGCGGGCTGGCTCGCGAGGCAGCTGGCCGACGGGGAAAGGTTCGAGGCCGACTTCGGCGGCCAGAAGTTCCCCGACCAGGGTTTGACGATCGACGCGATCTTCGCGTTCGCCGCGGCCGGGGTGTCGGACACGAACGCGGACAAGGCGATCACCTGGCTGGCGAAACCGGAGATCACCACGGGCTACGTCGGCAGCGGCACCGAGGCGTACGCGGGCGCGCACGCCAAACTGCTGCTCGCCGCGCAGGTCCGCGGCAAGGACCCGGCGTCGTTCGGCGGCGTCGACCTGAAGGCGGGCCTGCTCTCGCTGCTCACGCCGTCCGGCCGGTTCTCCGACCGCTCCGAATACGGCGACTACTCCAACGCCCTCTCGCAGTCACTCGCCTTGCTGGCGCTGGACCGCACCGGCGACGTCCCGGCGCAGGCCGTGACGTTCCTCGCGGGCACCCAGTGCCCCGACGGCGGTTTCCCGCTGAACTTCGGCGAAGCGACGTGCACGAGCGACGTCGACGCGACCGCGACGGTCGTGCAAGCCTTGCGCGCCACCGGTGACCCGGTGAACGCCGGGGAGGGCACCTCCTGGCTGGTCACCAAGCAGCACCCGAACGGCGGCTTCGGTTTCTCCACCAACGCGCCGAACGCGAACAGCACCGGCCTCGCCGCGCAGGCGCTGGCCGGGCACCGCCCCGCCGCCGCCGTCAAGGCACGGGAATTCCTGCGGTCACTGCAGACCGGGTGCGCCGGCGCCGAGGCGGACCGCGGCGCGATCGCCTACGACGCCACGGGCCTGAACCCGTCGACCGCCCCGCGCGCGACCGCGCAGGCGATCCTCGGCCTGGCCAGGGTTCCGCTGAGCGACCTGCACGGCGGTGGGCGTCCGCAGGCCCCGGTCCTCGCCTGCCCGTGA
- a CDS encoding QsdR family transcriptional regulator, with protein MNPSAEDIVRTAARWIDRGVRVDTSAFAQELGISRSTLFRRVGNREDLLGDALYYLSERTLTAAARTWEREEGDVVRNAAGELRCLSIMREYRSVLAASAGFRRFLDDEPVLAIRLLTDPDGRVQPRVIAAHVELLRRDVEDGGFVPAVSLDSLCYAIVRLGEAFLYSDVLASRTPDLEAASTLLGALVEGRVPSRTL; from the coding sequence GTGAACCCCTCAGCCGAGGACATAGTCCGCACCGCGGCGCGGTGGATCGATCGCGGCGTCCGCGTCGACACCTCCGCCTTCGCCCAGGAACTGGGCATCTCGCGCAGCACGCTGTTCCGCCGTGTCGGCAACCGGGAAGACCTGCTCGGTGATGCCCTCTACTACCTGTCCGAGCGCACCCTGACGGCCGCCGCGCGCACCTGGGAGCGCGAAGAGGGCGACGTGGTGCGCAACGCGGCCGGTGAACTGCGCTGTCTTTCGATCATGCGCGAGTACCGGTCCGTGCTGGCGGCGAGTGCCGGGTTCCGGCGCTTCCTCGACGACGAGCCGGTGCTGGCGATCAGGCTGCTGACCGATCCGGACGGCCGCGTCCAGCCGCGAGTGATCGCGGCACACGTCGAGCTCCTTCGCCGCGACGTCGAGGACGGCGGCTTCGTGCCCGCGGTCAGCCTGGACAGCCTGTGTTACGCGATCGTGCGGCTTGGGGAGGCGTTCCTGTACTCGGACGTCCTCGCCTCCCGGACCCCCGATCTCGAAGCGGCGTCGACACTGCTCGGAGCGCTCGTGGAAGGACGGGTGCCGAGCAGGACCTTGTGA
- a CDS encoding alpha/beta hydrolase family protein yields the protein MRSTTRILCGLATVAALTVAPAAYAAENPYERGPDPTESSIEASRGSFAVSQTSVSSLAVTGFGGGTIYYPTSTAQGTFGAVAISPGFTATQSSIAWMGPRLASQGFVVFTIDTNTIYDQPDSRGDQLLAALDYLTQRSTVRSRIDTTRLAVAGHSMGGGGSLEAAQDRPSLQAAVPLAPWNTQKSWSSLRVPTFVIGGESDSVAPVASHSIPFYTSIPASAEKAYMELDNASHFFPNTANTTMAKYTISWLKRFVDNDTRYEQFLCPAPDDRTISDYRDTCPHA from the coding sequence ATGCGTAGTACGACCCGGATCCTTTGTGGACTGGCCACCGTCGCGGCACTCACTGTCGCCCCCGCGGCCTACGCCGCCGAGAACCCCTACGAACGAGGACCCGACCCGACGGAAAGCAGCATCGAAGCCTCTCGCGGCTCGTTCGCGGTATCCCAGACTTCCGTGTCGAGCCTGGCCGTCACCGGCTTCGGCGGCGGAACCATCTACTACCCCACCAGCACCGCGCAGGGCACGTTCGGCGCGGTCGCCATCTCGCCGGGGTTCACCGCGACCCAGTCGAGTATCGCGTGGATGGGCCCGCGGCTGGCGTCGCAGGGCTTCGTGGTGTTCACGATCGACACCAACACGATCTACGACCAGCCCGACAGCCGCGGTGACCAGCTGCTGGCCGCGCTCGACTACCTGACCCAGCGCAGCACCGTCCGGTCCCGCATCGACACCACCCGGCTCGCGGTGGCGGGCCACTCGATGGGCGGCGGCGGTTCGCTCGAAGCCGCGCAGGACCGGCCCTCGCTGCAGGCCGCGGTACCGCTCGCGCCGTGGAACACGCAGAAGTCGTGGTCCTCGCTGAGGGTGCCGACGTTCGTCATCGGCGGCGAGTCCGACTCCGTCGCGCCGGTGGCGTCGCACTCGATCCCGTTCTACACCAGCATTCCCGCTTCGGCGGAGAAGGCATACATGGAGCTGGACAACGCGAGCCACTTCTTCCCGAACACGGCGAACACGACCATGGCCAAGTACACGATCTCGTGGCTGAAGCGGTTCGTGGACAACGACACCCGCTACGAGCAGTTCCTCTGCCCCGCCCCGGACGACCGCACGATCAGCGACTACCGGGACACATGTCCGCACGCCTGA
- a CDS encoding energy-coupling factor transporter transmembrane component T, giving the protein MTSYFLPRDLHPAAWWVWALGLAVAATRTTNPWLLLTIVAVAGYVVVARRGEAPWALAFRLYLYLGAFIVAIRVFFRVVFGGAEGSTIILRLPEIPLPEWAAGIRLFGDVSAESLLGGLYDGMRLAAMVICLGAANALANPKRLLKAMPPALYEVGTAVIVALSVFPQLAESVLRVRRARKLRGGSGKKKMKALHTVLIPVLEDALSRSLQLAASMDSRGYGRAGLVEARTRLITGTLMIAGLLGVCVGVYATLDGSTPRYLAAPVLASGVVIGLIGFRSAGKRVRRTRYRPDRWHLPEIVVAVSGIGVAVTLFVTSCVNPMNMNPSLIDLSWPALSWGPLVGVLLGVVPAFLTPAPEPPYAALEEAHT; this is encoded by the coding sequence ATGACGTCCTACTTCCTGCCGCGCGACCTGCATCCGGCCGCGTGGTGGGTGTGGGCTCTGGGACTCGCCGTCGCGGCGACCCGCACGACGAACCCGTGGCTGCTGCTGACCATCGTGGCGGTCGCGGGGTACGTCGTCGTGGCCCGGCGCGGTGAGGCGCCGTGGGCGCTGGCGTTCCGGCTCTACCTGTACCTCGGCGCGTTCATCGTCGCGATCCGCGTGTTCTTCCGCGTCGTGTTCGGCGGCGCCGAGGGATCCACGATCATCCTTCGGCTGCCCGAGATCCCGCTGCCGGAATGGGCGGCGGGTATCCGGCTCTTCGGTGACGTGTCCGCGGAGTCGTTGCTTGGCGGGCTTTACGACGGGATGCGGCTGGCCGCGATGGTGATCTGCCTCGGCGCGGCCAACGCGCTCGCGAACCCGAAACGGCTGCTCAAGGCGATGCCGCCGGCGTTGTACGAGGTGGGCACGGCGGTGATCGTCGCGCTGTCGGTGTTCCCGCAGCTGGCCGAAAGCGTGCTGCGGGTCCGGCGGGCCCGCAAACTGCGCGGCGGTTCGGGCAAGAAGAAGATGAAGGCGCTCCATACCGTCCTCATCCCGGTGCTGGAGGACGCGCTTTCACGCTCACTGCAACTGGCCGCGTCGATGGACTCGCGCGGTTACGGCCGTGCGGGACTGGTCGAGGCGCGGACCAGGCTGATCACGGGAACGCTGATGATCGCCGGCCTGCTCGGTGTCTGCGTCGGCGTTTACGCCACTTTGGACGGTTCCACGCCCCGATACCTCGCCGCGCCGGTCCTTGCCTCGGGAGTCGTGATCGGGCTGATCGGCTTCCGGTCGGCGGGCAAGCGGGTCCGGCGCACGCGTTACCGGCCCGATCGCTGGCACCTGCCGGAGATCGTCGTCGCCGTCAGCGGCATCGGGGTCGCGGTGACCCTGTTCGTGACCTCCTGCGTGAACCCGATGAACATGAACCCGTCCCTGATCGACCTGTCCTGGCCGGCGCTGTCCTGGGGGCCGTTGGTCGGGGTGCTGCTCGGTGTGGTGCCCGCGTTCCTGACCCCGGCCCCCGAACCTCCCTATGCCGCACTAGAAGAAGCGCACACATGA
- a CDS encoding ECF transporter S component has product MTTTAPAVRLGPRSATVLGLASLAGLMMFVWPLLVRVEPQSMQHGPDAPFVFIGILPILIVIVLAEMSEGGMDSKALAMLGVLSAVNAALRPLGAGTAGIEAVFFLLVLAGRVLGPGFGFVLGCTSMFASALLTAGVGPWLPFQMMCSAWIGMGAGLLPRRVTGKAEIAMLVGYGILVAYVFGLLMNLWFWPFITDAEVPYHDGHISYVPGAPLLENLHRFAVFTLLTSTAGWDTGRAITNAVAILVLGPAVLATLRRASRKASFGVLPSFSEPVSGAGLGRTRRTPPPRPR; this is encoded by the coding sequence GTGACCACGACGGCCCCCGCGGTCCGGCTCGGCCCGCGCTCGGCGACCGTGCTCGGCCTCGCGTCGCTCGCGGGGCTGATGATGTTCGTCTGGCCGCTCCTGGTCCGCGTCGAGCCGCAGTCGATGCAGCACGGCCCGGACGCGCCGTTCGTGTTCATCGGGATCCTGCCGATCCTGATCGTCATCGTGCTGGCCGAGATGTCCGAAGGGGGCATGGATTCCAAGGCCCTCGCGATGCTCGGCGTCCTTTCCGCGGTGAACGCCGCCCTGCGCCCCCTCGGCGCGGGGACCGCGGGCATCGAAGCCGTGTTCTTCCTGCTGGTGCTGGCCGGGCGAGTGCTCGGTCCCGGTTTCGGTTTCGTGCTGGGCTGCACGTCGATGTTCGCTTCGGCGTTGCTGACCGCCGGGGTGGGACCGTGGCTGCCGTTCCAGATGATGTGCTCGGCGTGGATCGGGATGGGCGCGGGACTGCTGCCGCGCCGCGTCACCGGCAAAGCCGAGATCGCGATGCTGGTGGGCTACGGAATCCTCGTGGCGTACGTCTTCGGACTCCTGATGAACCTGTGGTTCTGGCCGTTCATCACCGACGCCGAAGTGCCGTACCACGACGGGCACATCTCCTACGTGCCCGGCGCCCCGCTGCTGGAGAACCTGCACCGGTTCGCCGTGTTCACCCTGCTGACCTCGACGGCGGGCTGGGACACAGGCCGCGCGATCACGAACGCGGTGGCGATCCTGGTGCTGGGGCCCGCCGTGCTCGCGACGTTGCGCCGGGCTTCGAGGAAGGCTTCCTTCGGTGTGCTTCCCTCGTTCAGCGAGCCTGTTTCCGGCGCAGGACTTGGAAGGACACGGCGAACGCCACCCCCACGGCCACGATGA
- a CDS encoding ABC transporter ATP-binding protein: MIELDHVSFTYHGRTEPVLSDVTLSIGEGELVLFAGQTGAGKSTLLGTINGLVPHFTGGHLEGTVSVDGVTTRSRPPREFAHLVGVVGQDPLAGFVTDTVEDELAYGMEQLGLSPQVMRRRVEETLDLLGIAELRRRALRTLSGGQQQRVAIGSVLTTHPKVLVLDEPTSALDPTAAEEVLATLARLVEDLGTTVLMAEHRMERVIPFADRMIHVPGSGGVVDGTPPEVLKDMPIAPPIVHLGRLAGWDPLPMSVRDARRRASSLTLGTPAARSATVGEEVLTASGVVVRYGPKVAVREVDLSLRAGEVLAMMGRNGSGKSSLLWAVQGSGPRQGGKVTVEGKDPKTLSSAEARALVGMVPQTASDLLYLQTVAAECEAADAESAAEPGHCRGLLDRLAPGIDPASHPRDLSEGQRLALVLAVQLSAAPRIMLLDEPTRGLDYTAKAALAQMIAALTAEGKAIVVATHDVEFVATIAHRVIVMAEGEVVSDGPTGEVLGGSPAFATQIAKILGEPWLTVEEVRSALPREVP; the protein is encoded by the coding sequence ATGATCGAACTCGACCACGTCTCCTTCACCTATCACGGCCGCACCGAACCGGTGCTGTCCGACGTGACGCTGTCCATCGGCGAGGGCGAACTCGTGCTGTTCGCGGGCCAGACGGGGGCGGGCAAGTCGACGCTGCTCGGCACGATCAACGGTCTCGTCCCGCATTTCACCGGCGGCCACCTCGAGGGCACGGTGTCCGTCGACGGCGTGACGACGCGGTCCCGGCCGCCGCGCGAGTTCGCGCATCTCGTCGGCGTCGTCGGGCAGGACCCGCTCGCGGGCTTCGTCACCGACACGGTCGAGGACGAGCTCGCGTACGGCATGGAGCAACTCGGCCTGAGCCCGCAGGTGATGCGGCGCCGGGTGGAAGAGACCCTCGATCTCCTCGGTATCGCGGAACTGCGCAGGCGCGCGCTGCGGACGCTGTCCGGCGGGCAGCAGCAGCGGGTGGCCATCGGTTCGGTGCTGACGACGCATCCCAAGGTGCTGGTGCTGGACGAGCCGACGTCCGCGCTGGACCCGACCGCGGCCGAGGAAGTGCTCGCGACGCTGGCCAGGCTGGTGGAGGACCTCGGCACGACGGTGCTGATGGCCGAGCACCGGATGGAACGCGTGATCCCGTTCGCGGACCGGATGATCCACGTCCCGGGCAGCGGCGGAGTGGTCGACGGGACACCGCCGGAAGTGTTGAAGGACATGCCGATCGCGCCGCCGATCGTCCACTTGGGACGGTTGGCTGGCTGGGATCCGCTGCCGATGTCGGTGCGTGACGCCCGGCGGCGCGCTTCGTCGCTGACCCTCGGGACGCCCGCCGCGCGGAGCGCCACCGTCGGCGAAGAAGTGCTGACCGCGTCCGGCGTGGTCGTTCGGTACGGGCCGAAGGTCGCGGTGCGGGAGGTCGATCTGTCCCTGCGCGCCGGCGAGGTGCTGGCGATGATGGGCCGCAACGGCTCCGGCAAGTCGTCGCTGCTGTGGGCGGTGCAGGGCTCCGGACCTCGGCAGGGCGGCAAGGTCACCGTCGAAGGCAAAGATCCGAAGACGCTGAGCAGCGCCGAGGCCCGCGCGCTCGTCGGCATGGTGCCGCAGACCGCGAGCGACCTGCTGTACCTGCAGACGGTCGCCGCCGAATGCGAAGCCGCCGACGCGGAATCGGCCGCGGAGCCGGGGCATTGCCGGGGCCTGCTCGACAGGCTCGCTCCGGGCATCGATCCCGCGTCCCATCCGCGTGACCTGTCGGAGGGCCAGCGTCTCGCGCTGGTGCTCGCCGTGCAGCTGTCGGCCGCCCCGCGGATCATGCTGCTGGACGAACCGACCCGCGGCCTCGACTACACCGCGAAGGCGGCGCTGGCGCAGATGATCGCTGCGCTGACTGCCGAGGGCAAGGCGATCGTCGTGGCCACCCACGACGTCGAGTTCGTCGCGACGATCGCGCACCGGGTGATCGTGATGGCCGAGGGCGAGGTCGTCTCCGACGGCCCGACCGGCGAGGTGCTCGGCGGTTCTCCGGCCTTCGCTACGCAGATCGCGAAGATCCTCGGCGAGCCTTGGCTCACCGTCGAAGAGGTCCGGTCGGCGCTTCCGCGGGAAGTCCCGTGA
- a CDS encoding LuxR family transcriptional regulator, with product MPVYPLRGRDDLFGGLRSVAGRAVLVRGAEGLGKSALLTELRATLGVRLVGVRGLRAESELPYGALQRMFGAPVSGGAEARDRLGAVSAPTICWVDDAHWVDPESLAALGFAARRLAGAPVGMVLASRSGSDEFDSVELPPLPVSAADQVLRDRGVPAGVRPQLVELGDGNPADLVALAASLTPAQAAGREPVSPILRERLPRYAAELDAMRLDERLRFLATCMDFTARKATWYAAASPADRRAAHARLASAEEGPDALWHRAMAAATPSEPLADALAAAPAVDHAAAARQLERAAALTADPATRATRLLAAADAAWQAGRPGWARLLLSRVDTEPGAVALLHGEIELRDGDPAVATHELGAAAELLPDPAGALLLAGEARRLGGDLSGYRALARAVPAGDGLVSAHFHGLTSVYAGRHEDAVTPLKDAVAKGMAGSDVAGAVWAAEAAFARGHAERAHEYAAAAVSRARLGKRHAELPWALIYLSLSAIALDRIPCARAASRDGLRAPHNLRMEHLTLLGLAAALLGDRVPELDEAAEGIAERGLGRPAAVAAWANACLDLAEDRPDDALSRLEDLASGVSGDQPVIRVLATPQLVEAAVCAGRPERALAALEVFDRWTLAGAEPCWLALSHRCHALTAPDPGVAERRFVLAIEAHRRAGGAMELARTRFAYATLLRRHRRTRDARDQFRDALRGFENVGATRFAERARAGLRATGETVDSPHRSLAGLTPQQDAITRLVAAGETNKEIARRLVISHRTVDHHLRNIFTALGVRSRVELARRVAAGE from the coding sequence ATGCCTGTGTACCCGCTGCGGGGGAGGGACGACCTCTTCGGCGGGCTGAGGTCGGTCGCCGGGCGTGCCGTGCTGGTCCGCGGTGCGGAAGGCCTGGGCAAATCGGCCCTGCTCACCGAGCTGCGCGCCACCCTCGGCGTCCGCCTCGTCGGTGTGCGGGGCCTGCGAGCGGAAAGCGAGCTGCCCTACGGCGCCCTGCAGCGGATGTTCGGCGCGCCGGTCTCCGGCGGCGCGGAGGCACGAGACCGGCTCGGAGCTGTTTCGGCGCCGACGATCTGCTGGGTCGACGACGCGCACTGGGTCGATCCGGAGTCCTTGGCGGCGCTGGGTTTCGCCGCCAGGCGACTGGCGGGAGCGCCGGTCGGGATGGTGCTCGCCTCGCGATCTGGATCCGACGAATTCGATTCCGTCGAGCTGCCGCCGTTGCCCGTTTCCGCCGCCGATCAGGTGCTGCGTGACCGCGGCGTGCCCGCCGGGGTGCGCCCGCAGCTGGTCGAACTGGGTGACGGGAACCCGGCCGACCTCGTAGCGCTGGCGGCTTCGCTGACACCCGCTCAGGCGGCCGGGCGGGAGCCGGTTTCGCCGATCCTGCGGGAGCGTCTGCCTCGCTACGCGGCCGAGCTCGACGCGATGCGGCTCGACGAACGTCTCCGTTTTCTCGCCACCTGCATGGACTTCACCGCGAGGAAGGCGACCTGGTACGCGGCGGCGTCCCCGGCCGACCGCAGGGCGGCGCACGCGCGGCTGGCCTCCGCCGAGGAGGGGCCCGACGCGCTCTGGCATCGCGCGATGGCGGCGGCCACGCCGTCCGAGCCGCTCGCGGACGCGCTCGCCGCGGCACCGGCGGTGGATCACGCGGCCGCGGCCCGGCAGCTCGAACGCGCCGCCGCCCTGACCGCCGATCCGGCCACGCGGGCGACCCGGCTGCTGGCCGCGGCGGACGCGGCCTGGCAGGCGGGCAGACCTGGGTGGGCACGGCTGCTGCTGTCCAGAGTGGACACTGAACCGGGCGCGGTGGCGTTGCTGCACGGGGAGATCGAGCTGCGTGACGGCGATCCCGCCGTCGCCACCCACGAACTGGGCGCAGCGGCGGAACTGCTGCCCGATCCGGCGGGCGCGCTCCTGCTGGCGGGTGAGGCGCGCAGGCTCGGTGGTGACCTGAGCGGCTACCGGGCTCTCGCCCGGGCGGTCCCGGCGGGCGACGGGCTGGTCTCCGCGCATTTCCACGGTCTGACCTCGGTTTACGCCGGACGTCACGAGGACGCCGTCACTCCGCTGAAGGACGCTGTCGCCAAGGGGATGGCCGGCTCGGACGTCGCAGGGGCCGTCTGGGCCGCCGAAGCGGCCTTCGCCCGCGGGCATGCCGAACGGGCGCACGAATACGCGGCCGCGGCCGTGAGCCGCGCGCGGCTCGGCAAACGCCACGCGGAACTGCCGTGGGCACTGATCTATCTGTCGCTCTCGGCCATCGCGCTCGACCGCATCCCCTGTGCGCGGGCGGCGTCCCGCGACGGCCTGCGGGCACCGCACAACCTGCGGATGGAGCATCTGACGCTGCTGGGACTGGCCGCCGCACTGCTCGGTGACCGCGTACCGGAGCTGGACGAGGCGGCCGAAGGCATCGCCGAACGCGGTCTAGGCAGGCCCGCCGCGGTCGCCGCGTGGGCGAACGCCTGCCTGGACCTGGCCGAAGACCGGCCCGACGACGCGTTGAGCAGGCTCGAAGATCTCGCTTCGGGCGTCTCCGGCGACCAGCCGGTGATCCGGGTGCTGGCCACTCCGCAACTCGTCGAGGCGGCCGTCTGTGCCGGGCGGCCCGAACGCGCACTGGCCGCGCTGGAGGTGTTCGACCGCTGGACCCTCGCGGGCGCGGAACCCTGCTGGCTCGCGCTGAGCCACCGCTGTCACGCGCTGACCGCGCCGGATCCCGGTGTGGCGGAACGGCGTTTCGTCCTGGCCATCGAGGCGCACCGGCGGGCGGGCGGCGCGATGGAACTCGCCAGGACCCGGTTCGCCTACGCCACTTTGCTGCGACGGCATCGGCGGACCCGGGACGCCCGCGACCAGTTCCGCGATGCCTTGCGGGGCTTCGAAAACGTCGGCGCGACCCGGTTCGCCGAACGGGCAAGGGCCGGGCTGCGAGCGACCGGCGAGACCGTCGACTCGCCGCACCGATCGCTCGCCGGCCTCACACCGCAGCAGGACGCCATCACCCGCCTGGTGGCGGCGGGGGAGACGAACAAGGAGATCGCACGCCGGCTGGTGATCAGCCATCGCACGGTGGATCACCACCTGCGGAACATCTTCACGGCATTGGGTGTGCGGTCCCGGGTGGAACTCGCGCGCCGCGTCGCCGCCGGCGAATGA
- a CDS encoding ABC transporter substrate-binding protein, which produces MVAAVFLIAATAPSAHAVDQSKGYPGFCKDATGVTVVVDFQQLGGTAIVRCNPQTTRGTGLDALKGAGFQIAGVQRWGESFVCRVENRPSAAENIPVSGRETYREQCVDTPPAQAYWSYWHASNNCAWDYSQWGLKNRDFTPGGFEGWSFSLNATAQSNPVPRVSAVRPGTESQPCVPREEAKPVTGDPGERQQRPQPGNDPRPATGPEPGAGEAPAAGPSSGALPPPKPRPSASARPKAQDPSSNVAFTGGENAEDVNAVIERESGASDWAPWAAGAAILALCVAGFLVARRRKRAQGVR; this is translated from the coding sequence GTGGTGGCGGCGGTCTTCCTGATCGCCGCCACGGCGCCGTCCGCGCACGCGGTCGACCAGAGCAAGGGGTATCCCGGGTTCTGCAAGGACGCCACCGGAGTCACCGTGGTGGTGGACTTCCAGCAGCTCGGCGGCACGGCCATCGTCCGCTGCAATCCCCAGACCACGCGCGGCACCGGACTGGACGCGCTCAAGGGCGCCGGTTTCCAGATCGCCGGGGTGCAGCGCTGGGGCGAGTCGTTCGTCTGCCGGGTCGAGAATCGCCCTTCCGCGGCCGAGAACATCCCGGTCAGCGGCCGCGAGACGTACCGGGAGCAGTGCGTCGACACGCCTCCCGCACAGGCCTACTGGTCCTACTGGCACGCCTCGAACAACTGCGCGTGGGACTACAGCCAGTGGGGGCTCAAGAACCGGGACTTCACCCCCGGCGGGTTCGAGGGCTGGTCTTTCTCCTTGAACGCCACCGCTCAGAGCAACCCGGTCCCGCGGGTCTCCGCCGTGCGGCCGGGTACCGAGAGCCAGCCGTGCGTGCCGCGCGAAGAGGCCAAGCCGGTCACCGGCGATCCCGGCGAGCGGCAGCAGCGGCCGCAGCCGGGGAACGATCCGCGGCCGGCAACCGGCCCGGAACCGGGCGCGGGGGAAGCCCCCGCTGCGGGGCCGAGTTCCGGCGCGCTGCCACCGCCCAAACCGCGTCCGAGTGCCTCGGCGCGGCCGAAGGCGCAGGACCCGTCGTCGAACGTCGCGTTCACCGGCGGTGAGAACGCCGAGGACGTCAACGCGGTGATCGAACGCGAGTCCGGCGCCAGCGACTGGGCGCCCTGGGCGGCGGGCGCCGCGATACTGGCGCTGTGCGTGGCGGGATTCCTGGTGGCACGCAGACGCAAACGCGCACAAGGAGTTCGATGA